From one Anopheles bellator chromosome 1, idAnoBellAS_SP24_06.2, whole genome shotgun sequence genomic stretch:
- the LOC131206459 gene encoding titin-like yields MEKYVTVVSVDDQVPGASVGSPVEPDQPDPRMDLHLELTPHRPLVEQVGPDQEDSQFVTVLSINHGEGRSPDDTPSAPEVVLVYRLPGERLGFGLKFQGGNRSNEKIQRLFIQSCAENSPASRVLASWGHLREGDEILEIDGVSVTRMTRIECVKCLKDSNVAIKLLVRNGEGRVQNFYPETGQPMMAMSGGSRENVGEIPERKSGPPPPPPVPPRKLNKRKLTPVEPQSAEVAPKQPTPPTVQELPPMVAPPPPDAESYSNLFADDISDLISESDDTASTISTVVDKFSICSSLSSEDYTIPSNGPMGIGSQSLELAKALKPFTLLEQEFNLESKFEPTNLFTFKPPAAPTSNVVQLAVQGDTEYENVSVMKVDENRNYENVTVPYGPFENVTIQTVQPYETMVLARTANRRRISVEEPEPSPVHYENVDLKTSAVPPRPLPRQAAIVEPKKRAPIPVPIPIVVPPPRLKHTSGGQPQPLGAEYNTVQSWLQDATEVIHECALVPGDGPVVEEKPKPLPDGTDDLPRLIDFHPKVSVAPKEAVVAPPTSPTTRVRYNGEPDMLVAPETIVRKCIKIIASEDHTYIESSSSDEDDEKMYCMGRSEDDDDRSSVLSRETTTTPEQFLSGDGYSDEDGEKLGPPEIVSGGPSEAYFNFPWSSNLLPPIGEVEEEFSSLEHQQHQPIVIIDTADETVITDTNNNQQRRERKKPIGDESPQKPPKAGGPSANIVIGMATLAAEENDPEADQPDAGVNAPVDSSLTIDQDVGAPETDNLQRQQQQQHQEVSDPEPPAAAVDEDELVNNVHTADKPDQPVVDNGGPSAPPGTCQQDVSDMANDGPDGRAVPVEHPQHPPEAPGPAPAESVGPIDNRSATADRNRPGDVPEATAALPDDADGGESERTAEGRKLQDDDGGEDADSNIDAIVGDVDIVEGDTVESDFEELVKAQIEPVDVEDSSEQIQQIHERIIVGIERAVSEQVSEAADVAPVPLSPDAGDKDNEWSEVTQGQLDQPKRDFGDVPVAADSEVADKAQDTAEQG; encoded by the exons atggaGAAATATGTAACCGTCGTTTCGGTCGATGATCAGGTACCGGGTGCCTCGGTGGGCTCGCCAGTGGAGCCTGACCAACCGGACCCGAGGATGGATCTGCATCTGGAGCTCACCCCCCACCGGCCACTGGTTGAGCAGGTTGGGCCGGACCAGGAAGACTCACAGTTCGTGACCGTGCTGTCGATAAACCACGGCGAAGGTCGGTCACCGGACGACACCCCaagcgcaccggaagtggtgctgGTGTACCGGTTACCGGGCGAGCGGCTCGGGTTCGGGCTCAAGTTCCAGGGTGGCAACCGGAGCAACGAGAAGATCCAGCGCCTGTTCATTCAGTCCTGCGCGGAGAACAGCCCAGCATCGCGGGTCCTCGCCAGCTGGGGCCACCTCCGGGAGGGCGACGAGATCCTGGAGATCGACGGGGTCAGCGTGACGCGCATGACGCGAATCGAGTGTGTTAAGTGCCTCAAGGACAGCAACGTGGCGATCAAACTGTTGGTGCGGAACGGCGAGGGCCGGGTACAGAACTTCTATCCCGAAACCGGCCagccgatgatggcgatgtccGGCGGCAGTCGGGAGAATGTGGGAGAAATCCCCGAACGGAAGAGTGgacctccgccaccaccgccggttcCACCGCGGAAACTCAACAAACGCAAACTGACTCCGGTGGAACCGCAGTCAGCGGAAGTGGCCCCGAAACAGCCGACCCCTCCGACAGTTCAGGAGTTACCACCGATGGTGGCCCCTCCACCGCCGGACGCCGAGTCGTACAGTAATCTGTTTGCGGACGATATCAGCGACCTAATCTCGGAGTCGGACGATACGGCCAGCACCATCTCGACGGTGGTGGACAAGTTCTCGATCTGCTCGAGCCTGTCGTCCGAGGACTACACGATTCCGTCGAACGGACCGATGGGCATCGGCAGCCAGAGCCTGGAGCTGGCGAAAGCCCTCAAACCGTTCACGCTGCTCGAACAGGAGTTCAACCTGGAGAGCAAGTTCGAGCCGACCAATCTGTTCACGTTcaagccaccggcggcccccACTTCCAACGTGGTCCAGCTCGCGGTCCAGGGTGACACGGAGTACGAGAACGTCAGCGTGATGAAGGTGGACGAAAACCGGAACTACGAGAATGTGACGGTTCCGTACGGACCGTTCGAGAATGTGACGATCCAGACGGTGCAGCCGTACGAGACGATGGTTCTGGCCCGGACTGCCAACCGACGGCGGATCAGTGTCGAGGAGCCGGAACCGTCACCTGTCCATTACGAAAACGTCGATTTGAAGACTTCCGCCGTTCCGCCGCGACCCTTGCCACGCCAGGCAGCCATCGTTGAGCCGAAAAAGCGGGCCCCTATCCcagttccgattccgatcgtgGTTCCTCCGCCGCGGCTCAAACACACGTCGGGCGGCCAGCC TCAACCGCTCGGGGCGGAGTACAACACGGTCCAGAGCTGGCTGCAGGATGCGACCGAAGTGATCCACGAGTGCGCCCTGGTCCCTGGCGAtggtccggtggtggaggagaAACCGAAGCCGCTACCCGATGGCACCGACGATCTGCCGCGGTTGATTGACTTCCACCCGAAGGTGTCCGTTGCGCCGAAAGAAGCCGTGGTGGCCCCGCCAACGTCTCCCACCACCAGGGTGCGGTACAACGGCGAGCCGGACATGCTcgtggcaccggaaacgatcgtgCGGAAGTGTATCAAAATCATCGCGAGCGAGGATCATACGTACATCGAGAGCAGCTcgagcgacgaggacgacgagaaGATGTACTGCATGGGCCGGTcggaggatgacgacgatcggaGCAGCGTGCTGTCGCGGGAAACTACCACGACCCCGGAGCAGTTCCTGAGCGGCGACGGCTACAGTGACGAGGATGGCGAAAAGCTCGGCCCGCCGGAAATCGTGTCCGGTGGCCCATCCGAGGCGTACTTCAACTTCCCGTGGAGCTCCAATCTGCTGCCTCCGATCGGCGAGGTGGAGGAAGAGTTTTCTTCGCTcgagcatcagcagcatcaac CGATAGTTATAATCGACACGGCCGACGAAACTGTTATCACCgataccaacaacaaccagcagcGGCGCGAACGGAAGAAACCGATCGGTGACGAATCACCCCAGAAACCGCCAAAAGCCGGCGGACCGTCGGCGAACATAGTCATCGGAATGGCGACGCTGGCTGCCGAGGAAAACGATCCGGAGGCGGACCAACCGGATGCCGGCGTGAACGCGCCCGTGGACTCATCGTTGACCATCGATCAAGACGTGGGTGCACCCGAAACAGATAatctgcagcggcagcagcagcagcagcatcaggaaGTGTCAGACCCCgaaccgccggcggcggcggtggacgaAGATGAGTTGGTAAACAATGTTCACACGGCTGATAAGCCGGATCAGCCCGTCGTCGACAATGGCGGTCCGTCTGCGCCGCCGGGCACCTGTCAGCAAGATGTTAGTGACATGGCAAACGACGGCCCcgatggccgtgccgtgccggtggaGCACCCGCAGCATCCGCCCGAAGCGCCCGGACCCGCCCCGGCCGAAAGTGTTGGACCGATTGACAACCGAAGTGCGACGGCTGATAGGAACAGGCCAGGTGACGTACCCGAAGCGACCGCGGCACTCCCGGACGACGCTGATGGTGGCGAgtccgaacgaacggcggaaGGACGGAAGCtgcaagacgacgacggcggcgaggaCGCCGATAGCAATATCGATGCGATTGTTGGTGACGTAGACATCGTCGAAGGCGATACAGTTGAGAGTGACTTCGAGGAGCTGGTCAAAGCGCAGATCGAACCGGTCGACGTCGAGGACAGTTCGGAGCAGATACAACAGATTCATGAGCGAATCATTGTTGGCATTGAGCGCGCTGTTAGTGAACAAGTTAGTGAAGCTGCTGATGTTGCCCCGGTGCCGTTATCGCCGGACGCCGGTGACAAAGACAATGAGTGGTCGGAAGTGACACAGGGACAGCTGGACCAACCGAAGCGGGACTTTGGTGATGTTCCTGTAGCGGCAGACTCGGAAGTGGCGGATAAAGCCCAGGATACAGCTGAACAAG